In Pseudomonas fluorescens, one genomic interval encodes:
- a CDS encoding substrate-binding domain-containing protein: MILRVLFAFLSSAWLTVSAAALPIPENGPALRIQGSNTIGADLGPALVEGFLQDQGLLKIHRENPDAANEQHIVGQTAQGKRVMIEVAAHGSSTGFTALKSASADLAASSRPIKDSELLSLQALGDLKSAAAEQVIAIDGLAIILHPGNPLQQLDTEQLARVFSGEVKTWEDLGGRGGAIHLYARDDQSGTYDTFKELVLGRRGKSLSSSAKRFESSEQLSDAVSSDPQGIGFIGLPYVRQAKAVAIADGASQSMLPLNSLIATEDYPLSRRLFFYLPPGNQNPWASALVAFAQSPQGQKIVAANGFISQTVHAMTVTPNALMPEGYQSLSRHAQRLTVNFRFEEGSASLDNKARQDLARVLDYIQRHDKTERAVTLVGFGDEKDDPARADLLSKLRAMAVRRELVKNGVVMREVRGFGALMPVAANSADEGRIKNRRVEVWVY; encoded by the coding sequence ATGATCCTGCGTGTTCTGTTCGCTTTTCTGTCGAGTGCATGGCTGACGGTCAGTGCCGCCGCCCTGCCCATCCCTGAAAACGGCCCGGCATTGCGCATTCAGGGTTCCAACACCATCGGCGCCGATCTCGGCCCGGCGCTGGTCGAAGGCTTTCTACAGGACCAGGGCCTGCTGAAAATTCACCGCGAGAACCCCGACGCCGCCAACGAACAACACATCGTTGGCCAGACTGCCCAAGGCAAACGGGTGATGATTGAAGTCGCCGCCCACGGTTCCAGCACCGGCTTCACTGCACTGAAAAGTGCCAGTGCCGACCTCGCCGCCTCCTCCCGACCGATCAAGGACAGCGAACTGCTCAGCCTGCAAGCGCTCGGCGATCTGAAAAGCGCCGCCGCCGAGCAGGTGATTGCCATCGACGGCCTGGCGATCATCCTTCACCCCGGCAACCCACTGCAGCAACTGGACACCGAGCAACTGGCGCGGGTCTTCAGCGGTGAGGTGAAAACCTGGGAAGACCTCGGCGGTCGCGGCGGCGCGATTCATTTATATGCGCGGGATGATCAGTCCGGCACTTACGACACCTTCAAGGAACTGGTGCTGGGTCGGCGTGGGAAAAGTCTGAGTTCCAGTGCGAAACGCTTCGAATCCAGCGAGCAATTGTCCGACGCGGTGAGCAGTGATCCGCAGGGTATCGGTTTCATCGGTCTGCCGTATGTGCGTCAGGCCAAAGCCGTGGCGATTGCCGACGGCGCATCGCAATCGATGTTGCCGCTCAACAGCCTGATTGCCACTGAGGACTATCCGCTGTCGCGGCGCCTGTTCTTTTATCTGCCGCCGGGCAACCAGAATCCGTGGGCATCGGCACTGGTGGCGTTTGCGCAAAGCCCACAGGGCCAGAAGATTGTTGCGGCCAACGGCTTCATCAGCCAGACCGTGCACGCGATGACCGTGACACCGAATGCGCTGATGCCCGAGGGTTATCAATCCCTCAGCCGCCATGCCCAGCGTCTGACGGTGAATTTCCGTTTCGAAGAAGGCAGCGCCAGCCTCGACAACAAGGCGCGGCAGGATCTGGCGCGGGTGCTCGACTATATACAGCGCCATGACAAGACCGAGCGCGCGGTGACGCTGGTGGGGTTTGGCGACGAGAAAGACGATCCGGCCCGCGCCGACCTGCTGTCAAAGCTGCGGGCGATGGCGGTGCGCCGTGAATTGGTGAAGAACGGCGTGGTGATGCGCGAAGTGCGCGGGTTTGGCGCGTTGATGCCGGTGGCGGCGAACAGTGCGGATGAAGGCAGGATCAAGAATCGGCGGGTTGAGGTTTGGGTGTACTGA
- a CDS encoding acyl-CoA dehydrogenase: protein MDFAYSPKVQELRERVTAFMDTYVYPAEAVFERQVAEGDRWQPTAIMEELKAKAKAEGLWNLFLPESELGAGLTNLEYAPLAEIMGRSLLGPEPFNCSAPDTGNMEVLVRYANEEQKQRWLEPLLRGEIRSAFAMTEPDVASSDATNMAARAVRDGDEWVINGKKWWTSGACDPRCKILIFMGLSNPDAPRHAQHSMILVPVDTPGVKIVRPLPVFGYDDAPHGHAEVLFDNVRVPYENVLLGEGRGFEIAQGRLGPGRIHHCMRSIGMAERALELMCKRSVSRTAFGKPLARLGGNVDKIADSRMEIDMARLLTLKAAYMMDTVGNKVAKSEIAQIKVVAPNVALRVIDRAIQMHGGAGVSNDFPLAYMYAMQRTLRLADGPDEVHRAAIGKFEIGKYVPKEMLRSGH from the coding sequence ATGGATTTCGCTTATTCGCCCAAGGTGCAAGAACTGCGTGAGCGCGTGACCGCGTTCATGGACACCTACGTTTACCCGGCCGAAGCGGTGTTTGAACGCCAGGTTGCCGAGGGCGATCGCTGGCAGCCGACCGCGATCATGGAAGAGCTCAAGGCCAAGGCCAAGGCCGAAGGTTTGTGGAATCTGTTCCTGCCCGAGTCAGAACTCGGTGCGGGTCTGACCAACCTCGAATATGCACCGCTGGCGGAAATCATGGGCCGTTCGTTGCTCGGGCCAGAGCCGTTCAACTGCTCGGCACCGGACACCGGCAACATGGAAGTGCTGGTGCGCTACGCCAACGAAGAACAGAAACAGCGCTGGCTCGAACCGCTGCTGCGCGGCGAGATCCGCTCGGCGTTCGCCATGACCGAACCGGACGTGGCCTCGTCCGACGCCACCAACATGGCCGCCCGCGCCGTGCGTGATGGCGACGAGTGGGTGATCAACGGCAAAAAGTGGTGGACCTCCGGCGCCTGTGATCCGCGCTGCAAGATCCTGATCTTCATGGGCCTGAGCAACCCCGACGCACCGCGCCATGCCCAGCACTCGATGATCCTCGTGCCGGTCGACACCCCCGGGGTGAAAATCGTCCGTCCGCTGCCGGTGTTCGGCTACGACGATGCACCCCACGGTCACGCTGAAGTGCTGTTCGACAACGTGCGCGTGCCGTACGAAAACGTCCTGCTCGGTGAGGGCCGCGGCTTCGAAATCGCCCAAGGGCGCCTGGGCCCGGGGCGGATTCACCACTGCATGCGGTCGATCGGCATGGCCGAGCGTGCGCTGGAATTGATGTGCAAACGCTCGGTGAGCCGCACCGCGTTCGGCAAGCCACTGGCGCGTCTGGGCGGTAACGTCGACAAGATTGCCGACTCGCGGATGGAAATCGACATGGCGCGCCTGCTGACGCTGAAAGCGGCGTACATGATGGACACCGTCGGTAACAAAGTGGCGAAGAGCGAGATCGCGCAGATCAAGGTCGTCGCACCGAACGTGGCCTTGCGGGTGATCGACCGGGCGATCCAGATGCACGGCGGGGCCGGGGTTTCGAACGATTTCCCGCTGGCCTACATGTACGCCATGCAACGCACCCTGCGCCTGGCCGACGGCCCGGACGAAGTGCACCGCGCGGCGATCGGCAAGTTCGAGATCGGCAAATATGTGCCGAAGGAAATGCTGCGTAGCGGTCATTAA